The DNA region CGTCGGGAAGGGTGATCTCCACCAGATTCGCCTGGCCCTTGCTGAACTCCATCAGCCGCACCAGATCGCCGACCGACACCGCCTCCTCGACCAGCGAGGCCAACATCCGTGGGGTCGACACCGCGACGTCGACACCCCAGGCCTCGTCGAAGAGCCACTCGTTACGGGGATCGTTCACGCGGGCGACCACCCGGGCCACCGCGAACTCCGTCTTCGACAGCAGGCTCAGCACGACGTTGGCCTTGTCGTCGCCGGTGGCGGCGATCACCACGTCGAACTCCTCGAGTTTGACCGATTCGAGCAGGCTGAGCTCGCAGGCATCGCCGAGTCGCCACTGCGCTGACGGGATCGCGTCGACGTCGATGTGGTCCGGATTGCGCTCGAGCAGCGTCACGTCGTGGGATTCGACCAGCTCGCGGGCGATGGATCGACCCACGGCCCCGGCCCCGGCGATCGCGACCTTCACCGGATTGCTCCTCGCGTCCGCTGCATCACGACTCCGAGTCCGCGCTGGGCGGCAACGCCGCGATGGCCAGTGCTTCGGCGATGTGGCCGGAGATCGCGGCCAGGTACACCTGGTCGCCGGCCTGGATGACGGTCTTGGCGTCCGGCAGCGTGCCGGCGCCGAAGCGGATCATGAAGGAGACCCGCCCCGCGGTGGCGGCTTCCAGCTCGGTCACCCGGCGGCCCACCCAGTCCTCGTGCAATGCGAGCTCGGTCACCCCGACGTTGCCCGTGGGGTCGCGCCACTTGGTGGTCTCGGTCTCCCGGGTCAGGACGTTGAGCAGCCGATCGGTTGTCCACGGCACGGTCGCGACGGTGGGGATACCGAGTCGTTCGTAGACCGCCGCGCGCTTGGCGTCGTAGATGCGCGCGACCACCCGCGACACACCGAACGTCTCACGCGCGACGCGCGCGGAGATGATGTTGGAGTTGTCACCCGAGGAGACCGCCGCGAAGGCTGCGGCGTCCTCGATGCCGGCACGCAACAGCACGTCACGGTCGAAGCCCATCCCGAGCACGCGTTCGCCGGAGAAGTCGGCGGAGAGCCGGTGGAAAGCTGTTCCGTCCCGGTCGATCACAGCGACGTCGTGGCCGATCCTGGCCAGGCTGTCCGACAGGGATGCGCCCACCCGGCCGCATCCCATCACCACTACACGCACCTGACGGTCCTTCCCGGCCGGAGCCAGAGGTGGCTTACGTAATCTGCTGCTGCAGTACCTGCGCACTCGGAACGCTACCGGTATTCGCATGTGGGCTTACTCTTGGCACTCGTGTCCAAGCTTTCCACCGCCGCGCGGCGGCTGTTGCTGGGCCGGCCCTTCCGCAGCGACAACCTGTCGCACACCCTGCTGCCCAAGCGGATAGCCCTGCCGGTCTTCGCCTCCGATGCGTTGTCCTCCACGGCCTACGCCCCGGAGGAGATCTTCCTGGTGCTGTCGGTGGCCGGGCTGGCCTCCTACTCGATGGCGCCGTGGATCGGTCTGGCGGTGGCCGCGGTGATGCTCATCGTGATCGCCAGTTACCGGCAGAACGTTCATGCCTACCCCTCGGGCGGGGGCGACTACGAGGTCGTCAACACCAACCTCGGCCCGACCGCCGGACTCACCGTCGCCAGCGCTCTGCTGGTCGACTACGTGCTGACCGTCGCGGTGTCGATGTCCGCTGCGATGTCCAACATCGGGTCGGCGGTGCCGTTCATCAACGAACACAAGGTGTGGTTCGCGGTCGCGGCGATCCTGACGCTGGCGGCGTTGAATCTGCGGGGTATCCGCGAATCGGGCACTGCATTCGCGATTCCGACCTACGCCTTCATGATCGGCATGTCGATCATGTTGGCCTGGGGGTTCTTCCAGATCTATGTGCTGGGCACCCCGCTGCGTGCGGAATCGGCCGATTTCGAGATGCACTCCGAGCACGGTGATGTCCTCGGCTTCGCGCTGATCTTCCTGGTGGCACGGGCGTTCTCGTCGGGCAGCGCGGCCCTGACCGGCGTCGAGGCGATCAGCAACGGCGTCCCGGCGTTCCGAAAGCCCAAGTCCCGCAACGCCGCCACCACACTGCTGATGTTGGGCGTCATCGCGGTCACACTGTTCATGGGAATCATCATGCTCGCCAGGGCGATCGGCGTGCAGATCGCGGAGCGGCCGAGCGAACAGCTCGTCGGGGCGCCGGAGAACTATCAGCAGAAGACCTTGATCGTCCAGCTGGCCGAGACGGTGTTCCACGGCTTCCCGCTGGGTCTGTTCCTCATCGCCCTGGTGACAGCTCTGATCCTGGTGTTGGCGGCGAACACGGCGTTCAACGGTTTCCCCGTGCTCGGATCGATCCTGGCGCAGGACCGGTACCTGCCGCGCCAGCTGCACACCCGCGGCGACCGGTTGGCCTTCTCCAACGGAATCCTGTTCCTGGCGTTCGGCGCGGTTGCCTTCGTGGTGGCGTTCCAGGCTCAGGTGACCGCGCTGATCCAGCTCTACATCGTCGGGGTGTTCGTGTCGTTCACCTTCAGCCAGATCGGCATGGTGCGGCACTGGACCCGGCTGCTGCGCACCGAGACCGACACCGCGGTCCGCAGCCGGATGAAACGCTCCCGGGTGATCAACGCGATCGGCCTGATCTGCACCGGCACGGTGCTGGTCATCGTGGTCGTCACGAAGTTCGTCGCCGGAGCATGGATCGCGATCGTGGCGATGAGCGCGCTGTTCGGGATCATGAAGCTCATCCACAAGCACTACGCATCGGTCAGCCGCGAGCTCGAACTGCGTTCGGCGGAGGCCGACGACATGGTGCTGCCCAGCCGCAACCACGCGATCGTGCTGGTGTCGAACGCGCATATGCCGACACTGCGGGCACTGGCCTATGCGCGGGCCACCCGTCCGGACATGTTGGAGGCCATCACCGTCAGCGTCGACGATGCCGAAACCCGCGCACTGGTGCACAAGTGGGAGCAGAGCGACATCAGCGTGCCGCTGAAGGTGATCGCGTCGCCGTATCGCGAGATCACCCGCCCCGTGCTCGATTACGTCAAACGGGTAGGCAAGGACTCACCGCGCACCGTGGTCACGGTGTTCATTCCCGAGTACGTCGTGGGGCACTGGTGGGAACAGTTGCTGCACAACCAGAGTGCGCTGCGGTTGAAGGGCAGGCTGCTGTTCGAACCCAATGTCATGGTCACTTCTGTTCCCTGGCAACTCTCTTCCTCGGAGCGATTGAAGAAGCTGCAGCCCCAGTCGGCTCCCGGCGACGCACGCAAAGGATTCCTGGAGTGAGCAAGACTCCTGAGACGAGCGCATACGCCCCGCCCGACGAACTGACGCTGACCACCGGCGCCGCGGCCAACGGGGGGAGTTGTGTGGCGCGTCACGATGGCCGCGTGGTGTTCGTGCGGTACGCGCTGCCCTTCGAAACGGTGCGGGTTCGACTGACAGGCAATGCAGGTGGTCGCGGCTCGTACTGGAACGCCGAGGTCATCGAGGTGCTGGAGGCATCCGAGGACAGGATCGACCCGCTGTGCCCGATCGCCGGCGTGGATGGGTCGGGGTGCTGTGATCTGGCCTTCGCCGACCCGGGCGCCGCACGTCGGCTCAAGGGTGCGGTGGTGGCCAATCAGCTTGCGCGCCTTGGCGGATACCACTGGCGCGACGAGAGTGAGGCCACCGCGCAGCCGGTCGGCGAGAGGGGTGCCACCGGGTGGCGGACCCGCGTGCGGCTGGACACCTCGCGGGACGGTCGCGCGGGCTTCCATCGGTACCACAGTCCGGAGCTCGTGCATCAGCTCGACTGTGCGCAACTGCCCCCGGGGATGCTTGCCGGCATCGCCGAGAAGCAGTGGCCATCGGAGTCCCACGTCCACGTCGCGATCGACGACGACGGCACCCGCCACGTGGTGGTGGCGGGCACGCCCGGCGCCCGGAAGGGCACGTCTGCCGGAGGCGGACACCGGACGACCGTGGCCGAGGGCGGGTACGAGGCCGTCCAGCGGGTCGGCGGACGCAGCTGGCAGGTCCCGGTGACGGCTTTCTGGCAGGCACACCACGACGCGCCCGCGCTCTACAGTTCGCTGGTGACCGAGTGGGCACAACTGGGCGAGGGGATGACGGCCTGGGATCTGTACGGCGGCGCGGGCGTTTTCGCCGCGGCCCTCGCGCAGGCGGTCGGCGACACCGGCCGGGTGCTCACCGTCGACACCTCGCGTGGGGCGTCCCGCTCGGCGCGTGCCGCGCTGGCGGATCTCAGCGGCGTCTCGGTGCTGACCGAATCCGTGCGGCGGGCGCTGGCGGCGCAGCGGCAGCGCGCAGACGTCGCCGTGCTGGACCCGCCACGCACGGGGGCCGGCCGTGAGGTGATCGATCTGCTGGCGGCTGCCGAAGTGCCTCGAATCATCCATATCGGTTGCGAGGCTGCATCTTTCGCGCGAGATATCGGCCTCTACCGGGGTCACGGTTATGCCGTCGAGCAGCTCGAGGTGTTCGACTCGTTCCCGTTGACCCACCATGTCGAATGCGTCGCCGTGCTGACTCGCTGAGCGCGGATCACTTCGTGCTATGGGCCGGGCTGTTCCAACTCGTCGACTGCTGACTCCATCCGCTCCAGCACCTCGCGAAGCTCCGCAAGGGCCTCTCTGAGGTCGGTGGCAGACGTGGGGATGTTGTCGGAACCGGGTGCCGGTGTTCCGCTCTGCGGACCGGGCGGCATGGCGACCTCCGGTGGCGGCAGTGCCTCGGCGGTCGGCGGGGGAGCTGACGCGGCATCACCACCGGGTGCGGTGGCGACCCGCCCGGTGCCCGGTCCGAACACCTGGTCGAGGGCCTCTGCGAGCGTCGGTCCGTAACCAACGCGGACCCCGCCGGCTCCGGGCTCACGGAAGCTCACCAGCACCCGCGACAACTGCGGAAACGTCGAACTGTTCGGATTGGTCGAGATACGTTCGGTGTAGAGCGGTTCCACGTACAGCACTCCGCCGTCAGCGATCGGCAGTGTGAGCAGATTTCCGTAGTGGATCCGGTTCGACCGCTCCAGAAGTGTGCGCTCCGAGGCAACCCGGGTGTCGGAGATCATGGAGTTCTGAATCTGTTGTGGACCCTGCGTGAGGGTGTCGGTAGGCAGTTTGAACACGGTGAGCCGGCCGTAGTCGTCAGGATCTGAGTGCGCAGAAATGTAGGCGGAGAGGAACTCTCGGTTGTATCCCACCATCGCCGTCGCGAGCCGGAACGACGGCTCGGATGTCTGCTCGTCACCTACGAGGATGTAAAACGGCGGTTGTGTCGGCATGGCATCGTCGGTCGGGTCGCTGGGTACCGACCAGAACGCGTTCGTGGTGAAGAACTCTCGCGGCTCGTCGACGTGATACCTGGCCAGCAGTTCCCTCTGGACGCGGAACAGGTCCTCGGGATAGCGGAAATGAACGCGAAGTTCGTCGGGGATCTCTTCTTCGGCCTTGACGGTGCCGGGTAACGAGCGCATCCATGCAGAGAGCACCGGGTCGGCGGGGTCGAACTGATAGAGCGTCACGGTGCCGTCGTAGGCGTCGACGGTTGCCTTGACCGAGTTCCGCGCGTACGAGACCTCGTTGCCTGCACGTACCGCACCGGTGCCTGTGGTGACGGGTCCTTCCAGCGACATCCGTTGCGCGTAGGGATAGGCATCAAGGGTTGTGTAACCGTCGATGATCCACAGGATGCGACCGTCGACCACGGCAGGGTAGGTGTTGGCATCGGTGGTGAGCCACGGCGCCACCCGCTGCACCCGTTCCTTCGGGTCGCGGTGGAAGAGCACCTTTGACTCCGAGCCGAGCGCGCGGGAGAACAGGATGTTGCGTTCGACAAAATGCGCGGCGAATACGCTGCGGTGGAACCAGTCTCCGATTGCGACTCCGCCGGCACCGGTGTAGCTGTAGGTCGAGGTATCGGTGTCGTATTCGCGCGGTGGGGAGTCCGGGGCGCCACCGACGATTGCGTAATCGGGGTCCGACTGTGCGATGACCTCGCCGAAGTAGATTCGGGGTTGGTCCACGGGGATGACCTGGTTGCCGGCCGCCTGGGTGGCGATGTCGCTGACGGCGTAGATCGGGTAACCGCTGTTGGTCTCAGACGCCTCCTCGGCGTCGCGCACGGCCGCATTGACCCGGTTGGCGGGGGCGGCGACAAAGCCGTTGCCGTGGGTGTAGACGGTGTGGCGGTTGATCCAGTCGGTCTGATTGCCGGTCAGGCTGTCGGGTGAGAGTTCGCGCACTCCGACGATGTAGTCCTGCAGCTGACCGTCGATGCGATACCGATCGATGTCGAGGATGTCGGGGAAGCTGTAGAAGTTCTTGAGCTGCTGTTGCTGGGTGAACGTCCGGGACAGAATGTTCGGGTCGAGTAACCGTGCCTGCGCGATGGTCGTCCGGTCGGCCGGTACTTCCTGCGGAGGTCTGGTGCCGACTCCCGGGTAGTCTCGGTATTCGACGGTGTCGTCGCCCAGGTGGAAAGCCTGCCGGGTCGCGTCTATGTTGCGCTGGATGTAGGGCCGTTCGACGTCGGCGGCATTGGGCCGGACCGAGATCTGTTCCATCAGCATCGGCCATATTCCGCTCACCAGTATCGACGACAGGACCAGCAGGGCAGTCGCCATGGCAGGTATACGCATGTCGCGGAGGAACACCGCAGCGAAGAAGGTCGCAGCGCACAGCACGGCGATCGCAAGCAGCACGAGTCTGGCGGGCAGGCTCGCATGGATGTCGGTATATCCCGCGCCGGTGAACGTCGGTTCCTTGCGCCCCCCGGTGAGGGGCGTGTCTCATTGACTGTGTAAGGGGTTGGGCCTGAATGGTGGTCAGGCATGCTGACTGCCGGACAGGAGTGAATTGCTTTGTCTCGATCCGACTCAACTCGTGATGATGCTGCGCAGCGGTTGGCGCAGATGTTTCCGCCGGCAGCTGTGGATGCGTTGCTCGCCGACGCGGAAGCCTCTGGAACCCCCATCGATGGCCCGGAGGGGCTGTTGGCGCAGATGACCAAGGCCGTGCTCGAACGTGCATTGGACGTCGAGATCGCCGATCACCTGGGCTATGAACATGGCGATCCGGCCGGTAAGGGCTCAGGCAACTCCCGCAATGGCCACGGCCGTAAGACGGTGCTGACCACCGCCGGACCGGTCGATCTCGAGGTCCCCCGCGACCGCAACGGCAGCTTCACCCCGGCGATCGTCCCGAAGCGCCAACGGCGCCTGGGGCAGGTCGAGGACATGATCCTGTCGCTCTACGCCCGCGGGATGTCGACCCGTGACATCACCGAGCACCTCGGCGAGGTCTACGGCGCCAGCGTGTCGGCGGCCACGATTTCGCGGGTGACCGATGTCGTGACCGACGAGATCGCGGCTTGGCAGTCCCGTCCGGTCGATCCGGTGTATCCGATCCTCTACATCGACGCGATCCGGATCAAGATCCGCGACGGCGGCGTAGTCGCCAACAAGGCCGCCCACGTCGTGATCGGCGTCGATGTCGACGGGATCAAGCAGGTCCTGGGGATCTGGATCCAGCAGACCGAAGGGGCGAAGTTCTGGCACGGCGTGCTCACCGAGCTGCGCAACCGGGGCTGTCGCGACGCGTTGTTCGTCTGCTGCGACGGGCTGACCGGGCTGCCGGAATCGATCGCCGCGGTCTGGCCGGCGGCCATCATTCAGACCTGTGTGGTGCATCTGCTGCGAGCGTCGATGCGCTATGCCTCCTACGCCGACCGCAAGAAAATGGCTGCCGCGCTGCGCCCGATCTACACCGCTTCCACCGAGGAGGCCGCCGCCCTGGCGCTCGAGGAGTTCCGCGCCGAGTGGAAAACCAAGTCACCCGGGGCGGTGGCGGTCTGGGACCGGGCCTGGGCGGAGTTCGTGCCGTTCCTGGCGTTCCCGGTCGAGATCCGCAAGATCATCTACACCACCAACGCCATCGAGTCGCTGAACTACCAACTGCGCAAGGTCACCAAAGCACGCGGCTCGTTCCCCTCTGACGCCGCAGCGATGAAATTGCTTTATCTAGCCATCCGCAACATCAACCAGAAACGAGGAAACCAAGGACAAGGAACTCACAACTGGACTCAGGCCCTAAACACCTTCGCCATCCAATTCCCCGAACGACTACCCCTATAACCCGAACATCAACGGCCACAGCACCTTACACAGTTATCTTGACAAGCCCCCGGTGAGCAGTTCGTACCGGTCGAACCAGTAGGCGACCGCCTTGAGCAGAACAAATGTCCCTGCGAGGACGGCGAGCTGGACACGGGCCGGCCCGGTGAGGACGCCCTTGCCCCCGTTGAGTCGGAGTCCGCCGAAGAGGTAGTGGGTGACCAGGCTGGCGATGAGAGCCAGAACGGAAGCGACCAGGAGCCAACTGAGCACGGAACGGTAGAAGGGCAGATCAAAAACGAAGAAGGAGATGTCGTGGCCGAATTCGGAGTCGACGATCCCGAACGCGCCGCCGTGCAGGAACAATTGCACCGTCGCCCAGTTCAACTGGGCGACCAACCCGCACACCACCGCGAGACCGCCGGCTATTGCGAGGGAGATCAATCGTGGCCGGGTCATGACCGCTGCGCGATAGGGCACCAGCGGGTCAGCGGACTTACGTTCTGGAACGAACGCTGGGCGTGCCCGGTAAGCCAGCACCATCGCGGCTTGGACTGCGCCTCCGATCAGGACGGCCACCACCGCGAACGTCGCTACCTTCGTGAGTAGCACGGTCAGCCATACAGACCGGAAGCCGACCTCTCCGAACCACAACCAGTCGACATACACATCCAGCGACGGAGGTCCGACAAGAAGCAGTGCGATCATCCCGGACGACACCACGGCCAGCACTCGACCGCGGGTGGACAGCGGGGGGAATGTCGTAGGCGATGGTGTCGTCATGGTCGCGCTCCGAATCGCGTCAGATGCCGTCGATCCGGGCGTACCGCGGCATCGTGCGGTCCGGCTCCCATCAAGATCGCCGAGTGCGTCGAACCCGGCTCGGCGAGTACCCGGGTGGGAGATGACTTACATTGATCGTAGTAGGTGTGCCGGGAAGTCTGGTCGGCGGAAATTGTGGACGACAACCTTAGGCAGGCTGTGACAGATAACCCAGACGGTCGACGTAACCGGGGCACACTCTTTTCCCGAGGTTCATGGGCGGAGACGAGCCGGATCACCGAGGTCCTGCGCAAGGAGACCGTCGGTGGCGTCATTCTGCTGGTGGCTGCGGGGGCTGCGCTCATCTGGGCGAACTCACCCTGGGCGCCCGGCTACTTCGCGCTGCGAGATCTGGAGATCGGCGGTGAACCGTTCGGCCTGCATCTCAACCTGACGCTGGGCGCGTGGG from Mycobacterium sp. DL includes:
- a CDS encoding TrkA family potassium uptake protein gives rise to the protein MKVAIAGAGAVGRSIARELVESHDVTLLERNPDHIDVDAIPSAQWRLGDACELSLLESVKLEEFDVVIAATGDDKANVVLSLLSKTEFAVARVVARVNDPRNEWLFDEAWGVDVAVSTPRMLASLVEEAVSVGDLVRLMEFSKGQANLVEITLPDDTPWGGKPVKRLELPRDAALVTILRGPRVIVPEGDEPLEGGDELLFVAVSEVEDELREQLLRPRQR
- a CDS encoding TrkA family potassium uptake protein — its product is MRVVVMGCGRVGASLSDSLARIGHDVAVIDRDGTAFHRLSADFSGERVLGMGFDRDVLLRAGIEDAAAFAAVSSGDNSNIISARVARETFGVSRVVARIYDAKRAAVYERLGIPTVATVPWTTDRLLNVLTRETETTKWRDPTGNVGVTELALHEDWVGRRVTELEAATAGRVSFMIRFGAGTLPDAKTVIQAGDQVYLAAISGHIAEALAIAALPPSADSES
- a CDS encoding APC family permease, with translation MSKLSTAARRLLLGRPFRSDNLSHTLLPKRIALPVFASDALSSTAYAPEEIFLVLSVAGLASYSMAPWIGLAVAAVMLIVIASYRQNVHAYPSGGGDYEVVNTNLGPTAGLTVASALLVDYVLTVAVSMSAAMSNIGSAVPFINEHKVWFAVAAILTLAALNLRGIRESGTAFAIPTYAFMIGMSIMLAWGFFQIYVLGTPLRAESADFEMHSEHGDVLGFALIFLVARAFSSGSAALTGVEAISNGVPAFRKPKSRNAATTLLMLGVIAVTLFMGIIMLARAIGVQIAERPSEQLVGAPENYQQKTLIVQLAETVFHGFPLGLFLIALVTALILVLAANTAFNGFPVLGSILAQDRYLPRQLHTRGDRLAFSNGILFLAFGAVAFVVAFQAQVTALIQLYIVGVFVSFTFSQIGMVRHWTRLLRTETDTAVRSRMKRSRVINAIGLICTGTVLVIVVVTKFVAGAWIAIVAMSALFGIMKLIHKHYASVSRELELRSAEADDMVLPSRNHAIVLVSNAHMPTLRALAYARATRPDMLEAITVSVDDAETRALVHKWEQSDISVPLKVIASPYREITRPVLDYVKRVGKDSPRTVVTVFIPEYVVGHWWEQLLHNQSALRLKGRLLFEPNVMVTSVPWQLSSSERLKKLQPQSAPGDARKGFLE
- a CDS encoding class I SAM-dependent RNA methyltransferase, producing the protein MSKTPETSAYAPPDELTLTTGAAANGGSCVARHDGRVVFVRYALPFETVRVRLTGNAGGRGSYWNAEVIEVLEASEDRIDPLCPIAGVDGSGCCDLAFADPGAARRLKGAVVANQLARLGGYHWRDESEATAQPVGERGATGWRTRVRLDTSRDGRAGFHRYHSPELVHQLDCAQLPPGMLAGIAEKQWPSESHVHVAIDDDGTRHVVVAGTPGARKGTSAGGGHRTTVAEGGYEAVQRVGGRSWQVPVTAFWQAHHDAPALYSSLVTEWAQLGEGMTAWDLYGGAGVFAAALAQAVGDTGRVLTVDTSRGASRSARAALADLSGVSVLTESVRRALAAQRQRADVAVLDPPRTGAGREVIDLLAAAEVPRIIHIGCEAASFARDIGLYRGHGYAVEQLEVFDSFPLTHHVECVAVLTR
- a CDS encoding IS256 family transposase, whose translation is MAQMFPPAAVDALLADAEASGTPIDGPEGLLAQMTKAVLERALDVEIADHLGYEHGDPAGKGSGNSRNGHGRKTVLTTAGPVDLEVPRDRNGSFTPAIVPKRQRRLGQVEDMILSLYARGMSTRDITEHLGEVYGASVSAATISRVTDVVTDEIAAWQSRPVDPVYPILYIDAIRIKIRDGGVVANKAAHVVIGVDVDGIKQVLGIWIQQTEGAKFWHGVLTELRNRGCRDALFVCCDGLTGLPESIAAVWPAAIIQTCVVHLLRASMRYASYADRKKMAAALRPIYTASTEEAAALALEEFRAEWKTKSPGAVAVWDRAWAEFVPFLAFPVEIRKIIYTTNAIESLNYQLRKVTKARGSFPSDAAAMKLLYLAIRNINQKRGNQGQGTHNWTQALNTFAIQFPERLPL